One Desulfobulbus oligotrophicus DNA segment encodes these proteins:
- a CDS encoding D-alanyl-D-alanine carboxypeptidase/D-alanyl-D-alanine-endopeptidase, giving the protein MPRWLACPRSVEQQTGRTARWLRSFSHRSCFCLLALLVVCPPQPGFADCRLLADLAPQGAYGVADGNGRIIQACRPDQPMVPASVLKIATVSAALAMFGPDHRFRTDFFLDRSGNLYVKGWGDPTLVSEEIAAVVQELRQRGIHHINTLYVDTSAFALTAQTPGSEQSTNPYDAPVGPLSVNFNSVAIVKEPNGRIVSGEAQTPTLPIMQTLGRGLSLGAHRINICTGGCDVEARTAQYAGELFQAFLQRAGIPVDRLGGQQIVPEDAGHLYTHYSTRSLVEVSQSMLYYSSNFTANLVFLACGAKRYGFPATWDKAVQAVHQELVQQLGPDTADEIMQVEGAGLSRRNRVTVQAMLQLLNRFRPQIDLLKNEHGIRMKTGTLTGVYNLAGYLPGGQAFVVLLNQSTNVRGEVLDRLVRRYAVGPSSTLSAQFSPVH; this is encoded by the coding sequence ATGCCTCGTTGGCTCGCCTGCCCAAGGTCGGTTGAGCAACAGACCGGACGTACTGCACGGTGGCTGAGGAGCTTCAGCCACCGTTCCTGTTTTTGTCTGTTGGCCCTGTTGGTTGTCTGTCCGCCGCAGCCCGGGTTTGCGGACTGTCGTCTCCTTGCTGATCTTGCCCCGCAGGGAGCCTATGGCGTTGCCGATGGTAACGGTCGGATTATCCAGGCCTGTCGACCGGATCAGCCGATGGTGCCGGCCAGTGTGCTCAAGATAGCCACTGTGTCCGCAGCGCTGGCCATGTTCGGACCGGACCATCGATTCCGTACGGATTTTTTCCTTGACCGCTCCGGCAATCTCTATGTGAAGGGCTGGGGAGATCCCACCCTTGTCTCTGAAGAGATCGCAGCTGTTGTTCAAGAGCTGCGGCAAAGAGGGATACACCACATTAACACCCTGTATGTTGACACCTCTGCCTTTGCCCTGACTGCTCAGACACCCGGTTCGGAACAGAGTACCAACCCCTATGATGCACCGGTCGGTCCGCTTTCGGTCAACTTCAACTCTGTGGCAATTGTCAAAGAACCCAACGGACGCATTGTCTCTGGTGAGGCTCAGACACCGACCCTGCCGATCATGCAGACACTGGGTCGAGGCCTTTCTCTGGGGGCGCACAGGATCAACATCTGTACCGGCGGCTGTGATGTTGAAGCCCGGACAGCACAGTACGCCGGTGAACTCTTCCAGGCGTTTCTGCAGCGAGCAGGTATACCGGTTGACCGTCTGGGCGGACAACAGATTGTGCCGGAGGATGCAGGGCATCTCTATACCCATTACAGCACCCGGAGTCTGGTTGAGGTCAGTCAATCGATGCTGTATTACTCATCCAATTTTACGGCAAATCTTGTTTTTCTTGCCTGTGGTGCCAAAAGGTACGGTTTTCCGGCAACCTGGGACAAGGCTGTGCAGGCTGTGCATCAGGAGCTGGTTCAACAGCTGGGCCCGGATACTGCCGACGAAATCATGCAGGTGGAGGGAGCAGGATTGTCACGGCGTAACCGGGTGACTGTGCAGGCTATGTTGCAGCTGTTGAACAGATTCCGGCCGCAGATTGATCTGCTGAAAAACGAGCATGGCATCCGGATGAAGACCGGCACGCTGACCGGAGTGTACAATCTGGCCGGATACCTGCCCGGCGGCCAGGCGTTTGTTGTTTTACTCAACCAGTCGACCAACGTCCGGGGAGAGGTTTTGGATCGTCTGGTACGACGCTACGCTGTCGGCCCATCATCCACTCTCAGTGCGCAGTTCTCTCCTGTGCATTGA
- a CDS encoding TrpB-like pyridoxal phosphate-dependent enzyme yields MKKIILREDEMPTRWYNVIPDIPNGLEPPLDPETLQPVGPEKLAAVFPMGLLEQEMSQERFIDIPQEVLEIYKIWRPSPLVRAYKLEEALGTKAKIFFKNEGVSPVGSHKPNSAVPQAYYNKREGVKRLTTETGAGQWGSALSMAASRFGLECKVYMVRVSYDQKPYRKFIMQTFGAEVAASPSMDTRTGRAILARDPDTPGSLGIAISEALEDASAHDDTNYALGSVLNHVVLHQSITGLEAKKQMEIAGEYPDVIIGCCGGGSNFAGLMVPFIPDYLDGKKIEFIGYEPASCPSMTGGKLAYDSGDVAMMTPLLYMYTLGHDFVPPGIHAGGLRYHGMAPIVSALVRDGIVIPKAVHQMECFEAGILFAKTEGIIPAPETTHAIRGAIIEAMKDPKEPKTILFNFSGHGLIDMAAYDNYLNGKLSDYSYPQEQIDASLARLPKVG; encoded by the coding sequence ATGAAAAAAATTATTCTGCGCGAAGATGAGATGCCGACCAGGTGGTATAACGTAATTCCGGACATCCCCAACGGCCTTGAGCCGCCGCTTGATCCGGAAACTCTGCAGCCGGTCGGTCCGGAGAAGCTGGCCGCCGTGTTTCCCATGGGCCTTCTTGAGCAGGAGATGAGTCAGGAACGATTTATTGATATCCCGCAGGAGGTTCTGGAAATCTACAAGATATGGCGGCCTTCCCCTTTGGTGCGTGCCTATAAGCTGGAAGAGGCCCTGGGAACAAAGGCCAAGATCTTTTTCAAAAACGAAGGTGTCTCTCCGGTGGGCAGCCATAAGCCCAACTCCGCGGTACCTCAAGCCTATTATAATAAACGTGAAGGTGTCAAAAGACTGACCACTGAAACCGGTGCCGGCCAGTGGGGGTCAGCCCTGTCCATGGCTGCCTCCAGATTCGGTCTTGAGTGTAAAGTCTACATGGTACGGGTCTCCTATGACCAGAAACCCTACCGCAAGTTTATTATGCAGACCTTCGGGGCAGAGGTGGCGGCAAGCCCGAGTATGGATACCAGGACCGGTCGGGCAATCCTTGCCAGGGATCCGGACACCCCCGGTTCTCTGGGTATTGCCATTTCCGAGGCCCTGGAAGATGCGTCTGCTCATGACGACACCAACTATGCCCTTGGCTCAGTCTTGAATCATGTTGTGTTGCACCAGTCCATCACCGGCCTTGAGGCCAAAAAGCAGATGGAGATCGCGGGTGAGTATCCTGATGTCATTATCGGCTGCTGCGGTGGCGGGTCTAACTTTGCCGGCTTGATGGTTCCATTCATCCCGGATTATCTTGACGGTAAAAAAATCGAGTTTATCGGGTACGAACCAGCCTCCTGCCCGTCGATGACCGGCGGCAAGTTGGCCTATGATTCCGGTGATGTCGCGATGATGACTCCGTTGCTTTACATGTACACCCTGGGGCATGATTTTGTCCCGCCCGGCATCCACGCCGGTGGTTTGCGCTACCATGGTATGGCCCCGATTGTTTCGGCACTGGTCCGTGATGGTATTGTCATCCCCAAGGCCGTCCATCAGATGGAGTGCTTTGAGGCCGGTATTTTGTTTGCCAAAACCGAGGGGATCATCCCGGCACCGGAAACAACCCATGCTATTCGCGGTGCAATCATCGAGGCCATGAAAGATCCTAAAGAACCCAAGACTATTCTTTTCAACTTTTCCGGACACGGTCTGATCGACATGGCCGCCTATGATAACTACCTCAACGGTAAGCTGAGCGATTACAGTTATCCGCAGGAACAGATAGATGCCTCGTTGGCTCGCCTGCCCAAGGTCGGTTGA
- a CDS encoding TIGR03960 family B12-binding radical SAM protein, producing MHSSDILDLDTILPLVHKPGQYIGGELHATCRDIDAGCLNFCLIFPDLYEIGMSHQGLQILYHILNAHDQYRAHRAYVPDVDMEEQLRIHGMPLFALESKRSLAAYDVLGITLPHELCYSNILTVLALAGIPWRSEARNDTHPLILGGGACALNPEPVADFFDAIVLGDGEEIILELAGILLLAKQEQWDRSAVLNRLSGVTGVYVPSFFAPRYQGDRLVDIQSRKNEYGVVRKRVLSQLQTASYLQHPLVPVVKPVHDRLGVEIARGCTRGCRFCQAGMTYRPVRERTLEEIMELAEQGIAHSGFEELALLSLSTGDFSCLGELMGVLMDRFANERVAVSMPSMRVGTLTPEIMEQIKRVRKTGFTIAPEAGTERLRQVINKGITEEDLLTTCCDAFALGWKLIKLYFMVGLPTETEEDLEGIVHLAKKARAQAGSGKGRPVQMNLGVGTFVPKPHTPFQWEEQISLEESQRRINRLKEMVPRHGFKIKWHDPEQSFLEGVFARGDRRLSTLIERAWLDGARLDSWSEHFDLERWRKAAAACGLQLESYLRRRELTDILPWDHLHSGVDRLFLEKELARALQQQYTPDCRNNACQGCGLCDFKTVRPIVHERLVSLPQAEARTTEKQPNRPPVKGYVYRVHYSRLGQSRYYGHLELLQLVFRTLQRAGLPLKFSSGFNPTPRVSFSQALPVGVESQAEYFDMELSQPLTSIDATAALLNRQLPETIRVVSIAVAPRTVAMRSVTSYVVHSDAFPEDLSDRIEDFLNCTTFSVERFRKNRRQKVDLRSLVTGLSVHNGFLQLEISGEQGKPGTNPREVLMKILNLDEQSALLARIMKTSVSESTSSS from the coding sequence ATGCATTCTTCCGATATCCTTGATCTTGATACCATCCTGCCTTTAGTCCACAAGCCGGGTCAATATATTGGCGGTGAGTTGCATGCCACCTGTCGTGATATAGACGCCGGTTGCCTCAATTTCTGTCTGATTTTTCCGGATCTTTATGAAATAGGCATGTCCCACCAGGGGTTGCAGATCCTCTATCATATCCTTAATGCACACGATCAGTACAGAGCACATCGGGCCTATGTGCCGGATGTGGATATGGAAGAGCAGCTACGCATTCATGGCATGCCACTTTTTGCCCTTGAAAGCAAGAGAAGTTTGGCGGCGTACGATGTGCTGGGCATCACGTTGCCCCATGAGTTGTGTTACAGCAATATCTTGACTGTACTTGCGTTGGCCGGAATCCCATGGCGTTCTGAGGCTCGGAATGATACCCATCCGTTGATCCTTGGTGGCGGTGCCTGTGCCCTGAATCCTGAACCTGTTGCTGATTTTTTTGATGCCATTGTCCTTGGAGATGGTGAAGAGATAATCCTCGAACTTGCCGGGATACTGTTGCTTGCCAAACAGGAACAGTGGGACAGATCAGCCGTGCTCAACCGGTTGTCGGGCGTTACCGGTGTCTATGTGCCTTCCTTTTTTGCACCCCGGTATCAGGGTGATCGACTGGTTGATATACAATCGCGCAAAAATGAATACGGGGTGGTGCGCAAACGGGTGCTCTCGCAGCTGCAGACAGCATCCTACCTGCAACATCCTCTGGTACCGGTGGTCAAACCGGTCCATGATCGACTTGGGGTGGAGATCGCCCGGGGCTGTACCCGGGGCTGTCGGTTTTGTCAGGCCGGCATGACCTATCGGCCGGTTCGGGAACGAACACTTGAAGAGATCATGGAGTTGGCGGAGCAGGGAATTGCTCACTCAGGTTTTGAGGAACTGGCGCTTCTGTCCTTATCCACCGGTGATTTTTCATGTCTGGGCGAATTGATGGGCGTTTTGATGGATCGCTTTGCCAATGAACGTGTTGCTGTATCCATGCCGTCAATGCGTGTCGGAACGTTGACTCCGGAGATCATGGAGCAGATCAAGCGGGTGAGAAAGACAGGTTTTACCATTGCACCGGAGGCCGGCACCGAACGGTTACGACAGGTTATCAATAAGGGGATAACCGAAGAAGACCTGCTGACCACCTGTTGCGATGCCTTTGCTCTAGGGTGGAAGTTGATCAAGCTCTACTTTATGGTGGGTCTGCCCACGGAAACCGAAGAGGATCTCGAGGGTATTGTTCACCTTGCGAAAAAAGCACGGGCACAGGCCGGGTCGGGGAAAGGCAGGCCCGTGCAGATGAACCTTGGCGTGGGTACCTTTGTTCCCAAACCGCATACACCCTTTCAGTGGGAGGAACAGATCAGTCTGGAGGAATCACAGCGACGGATCAATCGATTGAAGGAGATGGTGCCGAGGCATGGGTTTAAGATAAAATGGCATGATCCTGAGCAGTCGTTTCTGGAGGGCGTTTTTGCCAGGGGTGACCGGAGACTGTCCACCCTGATTGAGCGGGCCTGGCTGGATGGTGCCCGTCTTGACAGCTGGTCCGAACACTTTGATCTGGAGCGGTGGCGAAAAGCTGCGGCAGCCTGTGGACTGCAACTGGAAAGCTACCTTCGGCGTCGTGAGCTGACGGATATCTTACCCTGGGACCATCTGCACAGTGGGGTTGATCGTCTCTTCCTGGAAAAAGAGCTGGCCAGAGCCCTGCAGCAACAGTACACGCCGGACTGTCGGAATAACGCCTGTCAGGGATGCGGGCTCTGCGATTTTAAGACTGTACGTCCGATTGTCCACGAACGGTTGGTCAGTCTGCCCCAGGCAGAGGCGAGGACCACTGAAAAGCAACCCAACAGACCGCCGGTAAAAGGATATGTTTACCGTGTCCATTACTCCCGTTTAGGGCAGAGCCGGTATTACGGTCATCTTGAGCTTTTACAGCTGGTGTTTCGCACACTGCAGCGCGCCGGGTTACCGCTTAAATTTTCCAGTGGTTTTAACCCGACGCCTCGTGTTTCTTTCAGCCAGGCACTGCCCGTTGGTGTGGAGAGTCAAGCGGAATACTTTGATATGGAACTGTCTCAACCCCTGACCTCTATAGATGCTACCGCTGCACTTCTTAACAGGCAGCTTCCTGAGACCATTCGAGTCGTATCGATTGCTGTTGCTCCCCGCACGGTGGCCATGCGCTCTGTCACCAGTTACGTTGTGCACAGCGATGCTTTCCCGGAGGACCTTTCTGACAGAATCGAGGATTTTCTCAACTGTACAACCTTCTCTGTTGAACGGTTTCGTAAGAACAGACGGCAGAAAGTAGACCTGCGCTCTTTGGTGACCGGGTTGAGCGTGCACAATGGATTCCTGCAGCTTGAAATATCCGGTGAGCAGGGAAAGCCCGGAACCAATCCACGGGAAGTTTTGATGAAGATCCTGAATCTTGATGAACAATCGGCATTGCTTGCCCGGATAATGAAAACCTCGGTCTCTGAAAGTACATCCTCATCTTGA
- a CDS encoding AMIN domain-containing protein, translating to MKKSLVSLITSTLLIFLSCCGLAVAQDSPQLLNIKHSILSANTEVVVLQLNGSYTPKTFTLKDGNPRIIFDFAAMTLGKAVKNTTSVNGPFVQRVRVGVHSGDVPKTRIVFDVNTLKGVTFTQHFDEQSSSLIVRLTGPDTAAAPPKQGSKTEAAAKASGKETEKSSAAAKPEKADKAPQQPATTPPPAPAVEKSAPAAAAAVPPAPSSASTGKVETAPQAKSTPPEKKSEAAPQKETAATPAEKKEKEQTVPTTPAAEPVKDTTAAKETKDKKAAVPVTDSQKDATTAAKAADKEPAQVQKAAAPVTDSQKDATTAAKAADKEPTQAKKAAAPVQPAAEPADKTATTSPKPASALKTADNPELEYVKFDPSSPKGEMVLFKLNGFHPPAVHGVEEGVPRVICDFNKTKLLDGSKKLIKADGKFVKAIRTSKTKKPDRIRIIVELEPNHSYDLQQVFFKDDNLYALIVNTTKK from the coding sequence ATGAAGAAATCACTTGTCTCTCTTATCACTTCTACCCTGCTCATCTTCTTGTCTTGTTGCGGATTGGCTGTTGCCCAGGACAGTCCCCAGTTGCTGAACATCAAGCACTCCATTCTCTCGGCAAATACTGAAGTGGTGGTTCTGCAGTTGAATGGCTCCTATACCCCAAAAACTTTTACGTTGAAAGATGGAAACCCCAGGATCATTTTTGATTTTGCAGCGATGACTCTCGGGAAAGCCGTAAAAAATACCACCTCTGTGAACGGTCCATTCGTTCAACGTGTGCGGGTAGGCGTGCACAGCGGCGATGTTCCAAAAACTCGCATTGTCTTTGATGTCAATACGTTGAAAGGCGTAACCTTTACCCAACATTTCGACGAACAGAGTTCCTCACTGATCGTTCGCCTCACCGGACCCGATACAGCTGCTGCACCACCCAAACAGGGCAGCAAGACTGAAGCTGCAGCGAAAGCATCGGGAAAAGAGACAGAAAAATCCTCTGCAGCAGCAAAACCCGAGAAGGCAGACAAGGCACCTCAGCAACCTGCTACAACCCCGCCACCTGCGCCTGCAGTGGAAAAATCAGCCCCTGCCGCTGCCGCCGCAGTACCCCCTGCCCCTTCATCGGCATCAACAGGGAAAGTAGAGACAGCCCCGCAGGCAAAATCGACTCCGCCTGAAAAAAAATCTGAAGCAGCCCCTCAAAAAGAAACGGCTGCAACGCCTGCGGAGAAAAAGGAAAAGGAGCAAACTGTACCCACCACCCCGGCAGCTGAGCCGGTAAAGGACACTACCGCAGCAAAAGAGACAAAGGATAAAAAAGCGGCAGTTCCGGTTACTGATTCCCAGAAAGATGCAACCACTGCTGCTAAGGCTGCAGACAAAGAGCCGGCGCAGGTCCAAAAAGCCGCAGCCCCGGTTACCGATTCCCAGAAAGATGCAACCACTGCTGCCAAGGCTGCAGACAAAGAGCCAACACAGGCCAAAAAAGCCGCAGCCCCGGTACAGCCTGCAGCCGAACCAGCTGACAAAACCGCAACCACTTCACCAAAACCGGCCAGTGCCCTGAAAACCGCTGACAATCCGGAACTGGAATATGTCAAATTCGATCCTTCCTCCCCAAAAGGAGAGATGGTTCTGTTTAAACTCAACGGTTTTCATCCTCCGGCGGTCCATGGCGTTGAAGAGGGAGTCCCGCGGGTTATCTGCGATTTCAACAAGACCAAACTGCTTGACGGCTCCAAGAAACTCATCAAGGCCGACGGAAAATTCGTGAAGGCCATCCGCACATCAAAAACGAAAAAACCGGACCGCATCCGTATCATCGTCGAGCTGGAGCCGAACCACAGCTACGATCTGCAACAGGTCTTCTTCAAAGACGACAACCTGTACGCCCTCATCGTCAACACCACAAAAAAATAA
- a CDS encoding tetratricopeptide repeat protein: MQRMLMLRLNRIFLYSIVPVLSCLVFLLGACQTKKEALPDRQQITRTAGEADYACSYFYFLWGRHAELLLRFEEALEFYQKALICDEEAEFISEKIPVLLLRLERTDEAVTWLQRYLALYPDKTAMRMLYAKALSEQNKTVEAMQQYQLISDRHPRDPAILLLLAEMYLSADQTGEAKKILDQVLSEDQESYPAQLLMARLYQAEGEVDEAVAAFQKVLERHDSIEVQMELGELFIKNERYDEAAALYERLVAENDLNESVRLALIHVYLLQKKDALALTELNRLKKYVDQPRRVDLIIARLYAKQQQYDKAIAVLEKIVEKENPAEARYLLALLLAHQQKYEQALKHVRLVDRKSPEYLEALFLHVRILKEQNKVAEAKALLKSHLNTPEYRNAELYILLAALYQLEDRTDQGKKVLQQGLKIFPNDENLLYEYGLILEDSGEHSAALAVMQRIIAFQPDNAAALNFVGFSWADKKINLNQALDYIQRAIRLKPDNGYIRDSLGWVYFRLGKLDQAIIELETAARLSPEDAVILEHLADVYLEKGRLKDALDTYTKALELDLDEEEQSRIQEKIRILERQGSQ; the protein is encoded by the coding sequence ATGCAAAGAATGCTCATGCTCCGGTTAAATCGTATTTTCTTGTACAGCATTGTCCCTGTTCTCAGTTGCCTGGTTTTTTTGCTTGGCGCCTGTCAAACAAAAAAAGAAGCTCTGCCCGACCGGCAACAGATCACCCGCACTGCCGGTGAAGCTGATTATGCCTGTTCTTATTTTTATTTTCTCTGGGGACGGCATGCCGAACTGCTCCTCCGGTTTGAGGAGGCACTGGAATTTTACCAGAAAGCCCTGATCTGCGATGAGGAGGCGGAATTTATCAGTGAAAAAATTCCAGTCCTCCTTTTGCGACTGGAACGGACTGATGAGGCTGTTACATGGTTGCAGAGATATCTGGCGCTTTATCCGGATAAAACAGCCATGCGGATGCTCTATGCCAAGGCGTTGTCAGAGCAGAACAAAACCGTTGAAGCGATGCAGCAGTACCAGCTGATCAGCGACCGTCACCCCAGGGACCCTGCTATTTTATTGTTGCTTGCTGAGATGTATCTTTCGGCTGATCAGACCGGTGAGGCGAAAAAAATACTTGATCAGGTGCTGTCCGAAGATCAGGAGTCATATCCGGCTCAGCTCCTTATGGCTCGTCTTTATCAGGCTGAAGGAGAAGTTGATGAGGCAGTTGCCGCTTTTCAGAAAGTGCTGGAGCGCCATGATTCCATCGAGGTGCAGATGGAGCTGGGTGAACTCTTTATCAAAAATGAGCGATATGATGAGGCTGCGGCTCTTTATGAACGCCTTGTTGCTGAGAATGATCTCAACGAAAGTGTCCGCCTGGCCCTGATTCATGTGTATCTGCTGCAGAAAAAGGATGCGCTGGCCCTCACAGAACTCAACCGCTTAAAAAAATACGTTGATCAACCCCGACGGGTCGATCTGATCATTGCACGTCTTTACGCAAAACAGCAGCAGTATGATAAGGCGATTGCTGTTCTTGAAAAGATTGTGGAAAAGGAGAATCCGGCAGAGGCCAGATACCTGCTTGCCTTATTACTTGCGCATCAGCAGAAATACGAGCAGGCGCTCAAGCATGTCCGTCTTGTTGACCGCAAGTCGCCGGAGTATCTTGAAGCGCTCTTTTTACATGTCCGCATTTTGAAAGAGCAGAATAAGGTGGCCGAGGCCAAGGCTCTGCTGAAGTCGCACCTCAACACGCCGGAGTATCGTAATGCCGAGTTGTATATCCTGCTGGCCGCCCTTTACCAGCTGGAAGATCGAACCGATCAGGGGAAGAAGGTACTGCAGCAGGGACTTAAAATTTTTCCCAACGATGAGAACCTGCTGTATGAATACGGCCTGATTCTTGAAGACAGCGGCGAACACAGTGCGGCGCTTGCGGTTATGCAACGGATCATTGCCTTTCAGCCGGACAATGCGGCAGCGCTCAACTTTGTGGGTTTTAGCTGGGCGGATAAAAAAATCAATCTTAACCAGGCCCTGGATTACATCCAAAGGGCGATCAGGCTTAAACCGGATAACGGCTATATCCGTGACAGTCTTGGCTGGGTGTACTTTCGTCTGGGTAAGCTTGATCAGGCCATCATAGAACTGGAGACTGCTGCTCGACTTTCACCGGAAGATGCAGTTATCCTGGAACATCTGGCAGATGTGTATCTTGAAAAAGGCCGGCTCAAAGATGCGCTGGACACCTATACAAAGGCACTGGAACTGGACCTGGATGAGGAGGAGCAAAGCCGTATCCAGGAGAAGATCCGAATTCTGGAAAGACAGGGCAGTCAGTGA
- the tmk gene encoding dTMP kinase encodes MKTGVLIAFEGIDGTGKSTQLPLLAGFLRDRGYTVVETCEPTSGPYGQQIRALYGNRQQVSPDQELELFLQDRRQHVIECIQPALEQGAIVLTDRYYFSTAAYQGAAGCDPEQIFSRHDFAPEPDLVLLLTLTPEESLSRIRNLRGESPNDFEQQEQLEKVAALFASFSQSCIVRIPAALPIMEVQAAIRNVVQQLLACKECSCSG; translated from the coding sequence ATGAAGACCGGAGTACTGATTGCTTTTGAGGGAATCGACGGAACAGGGAAATCGACACAGTTGCCGCTACTGGCCGGATTCTTACGTGACCGGGGCTATACCGTGGTTGAAACCTGTGAACCCACCTCCGGCCCCTACGGTCAACAGATTCGAGCGTTATATGGTAACCGGCAACAGGTCTCGCCGGACCAGGAGCTGGAGCTGTTCCTGCAGGACCGTCGCCAACATGTCATAGAGTGTATTCAGCCTGCTCTGGAACAGGGGGCGATTGTTCTTACGGACCGGTATTATTTTTCCACAGCAGCCTATCAGGGTGCGGCGGGATGTGATCCCGAACAAATTTTCAGCCGGCATGATTTTGCCCCTGAGCCTGATCTGGTACTGCTGCTGACCCTGACACCGGAAGAAAGTCTGTCCCGGATACGCAACCTGCGTGGTGAGAGTCCCAACGATTTCGAACAACAAGAACAACTTGAGAAGGTTGCCGCTCTCTTTGCTTCTTTTTCACAGAGTTGTATAGTACGTATTCCTGCTGCCCTGCCGATTATGGAGGTGCAGGCCGCTATCCGTAACGTGGTTCAGCAACTACTTGCATGCAAAGAATGCTCATGCTCCGGTTAA
- the pdxA gene encoding 4-hydroxythreonine-4-phosphate dehydrogenase PdxA, whose amino-acid sequence MRQDTHSMQAPMIITMGCPAGIGPEIICRLFDREQGALTRNCIVVGDIHVLEQAAACLGLNLPIVSWIPGQALVTGTLPVRQVQTVRSEPVRWGQPDANTGRIMGQAVEMAVAMVTSGAGRAIVTCPISKKSLQQAGYPYPGHTEMLARLTSTQRVRMMMAGPRLKVVLVTIHVPLAQVSALLTQEEVEDCIAMTLAALQQDFALSAPRIAVAGLNPHSSEDGLFGDEEQRIIEPAVRAFSSDQVSGPWPPDTIFYKAAAGGFDAVVAMYHDQGLIPFKMLHFEDGVNVTLGLPLVRTSVDHGTAYDIAGCNRADPSSLMAALAAARTISANRQQEDRT is encoded by the coding sequence GTGAGGCAAGACACGCACAGCATGCAGGCCCCAATGATCATCACCATGGGATGTCCGGCGGGGATTGGACCTGAAATTATCTGTCGTCTGTTTGACCGGGAACAAGGCGCACTAACGAGAAACTGTATTGTTGTCGGCGATATTCATGTGCTTGAGCAGGCTGCTGCTTGCCTTGGTCTGAATCTCCCCATTGTCTCGTGGATTCCCGGGCAAGCCCTTGTTACGGGAACTCTGCCGGTCCGGCAAGTGCAGACAGTTCGATCAGAGCCTGTTCGCTGGGGACAGCCTGATGCGAATACCGGCCGTATTATGGGCCAGGCTGTTGAGATGGCTGTGGCAATGGTGACAAGTGGAGCCGGTCGGGCGATTGTCACCTGTCCGATCAGTAAAAAAAGTCTGCAACAGGCTGGTTATCCCTATCCCGGGCACACGGAAATGCTGGCCCGTCTGACCAGTACCCAGAGAGTGCGCATGATGATGGCCGGACCACGGCTCAAGGTGGTGCTGGTCACTATTCATGTTCCGCTTGCTCAGGTCAGTGCGCTGCTCACGCAGGAGGAGGTTGAAGATTGCATTGCCATGACCCTGGCAGCTCTGCAGCAGGATTTCGCTTTGAGCGCGCCTCGTATCGCGGTGGCCGGTTTAAACCCCCACAGCAGTGAAGATGGGCTTTTTGGTGATGAGGAGCAACGGATCATTGAACCTGCGGTGAGAGCATTTTCGTCTGATCAGGTGAGCGGGCCCTGGCCACCGGATACCATCTTTTACAAGGCTGCTGCCGGCGGATTCGATGCTGTGGTGGCCATGTACCATGATCAGGGACTGATTCCCTTTAAAATGCTTCATTTTGAAGATGGGGTGAATGTTACCCTCGGCCTGCCGCTGGTGCGTACCTCGGTCGACCACGGTACTGCCTATGACATCGCCGGATGTAACCGGGCCGACCCATCGAGCCTCATGGCGGCCCTGGCTGCAGCCCGCACCATCAGCGCCAACAGGCAGCAGGAGGACAGGACATGA
- a CDS encoding YraN family protein, translated as MMKRVLTTVDIGRQGEQLAITFLKRQGYRIVARNYRKSFGEVDIIAQQKNTLVFVEVKTRQSTRFGTPFEAVDCRKQRQLSRIAQDYLQSHDSADVSARFDVIAVRLDRDGGLVGIDHLQNAFECIE; from the coding sequence ATGATGAAGCGTGTGTTGACAACTGTTGATATCGGCCGTCAGGGTGAACAACTTGCCATAACGTTTCTGAAGCGGCAGGGATACCGGATAGTTGCGCGTAATTACCGGAAATCTTTTGGTGAGGTTGACATCATCGCCCAACAGAAAAACACGCTGGTCTTTGTTGAGGTTAAGACCAGGCAGTCCACCCGGTTCGGCACTCCATTTGAAGCGGTCGATTGTCGCAAGCAACGACAGCTTTCCAGGATCGCCCAGGATTATCTGCAATCCCATGATTCTGCCGATGTCTCGGCCAGGTTTGACGTTATCGCCGTGCGACTTGATCGTGACGGCGGTCTGGTGGGTATTGATCATTTGCAAAACGCCTTTGAATGCATCGAATAA